The sequence below is a genomic window from Schistocerca nitens isolate TAMUIC-IGC-003100 chromosome 4, iqSchNite1.1, whole genome shotgun sequence.
gatgagcagtccccctcaaaatatactgagggtttcACTGAAgctttcacagaccataattattctcccaaccttgtacaaaaacaaatcttccatgccttatctttcaaGTCTCCCATAACCTCCCAAAgcccaccgtccagccacagacAAGCATAcgcctcataactcagtaccacccagaactggagcaactgaattacgttcTCCGCCAGTGTTTCGGCTACCTATCATCGTGCTCTGTAATGGGAAGTGTTATGCcccctatccttcccacccctcccacagtggttttCTGCTGTTCACCGAATCTACAAAATGTACTCGTCCCTCCTTACACAACCACTGCTTCCAACCCCTTACCTCCTGGCTCATagtcctgtaatagacctagatgcaagatctctcccatacatcctcccaccaccaccaccaccttctccagtctggtcacaagcatcacctatctcttcagaggcagggctacctgtgaaaccagtcaagtgatctacaagctaagctgcaaccactgtgcagcaatctatgtaggcatgacaatcaacaggctgtctgtccatatgaatggccatcgacaaactgtggccaagaaacaagtggaccatcctgttgctgagtacactgccaaacatgatatccttaatTTCAGTGACTgcatcacagcctgtgccatatggatctttcccaccaacaccagcttttctgaattgcacagatgggaactttccttgcaatacatcgtatgttcccataaccctcctggcctcaacctttgttagtcactgtcctcacctgtCCAGCccttttcctgttcccattccagcactacacagccttcattccaccatcacaccagtctttttacttctgtccccacctctcccctgaccTCCTCATGTAAACATGGGATGTGGAGATTGTATTGATGATTTAGAATGAGCTTTATTAGGAGTATTAACATAAATTCTCTGTATTACATTTGTGTTACTGTCATTTTCAACTGTATTCAATAAAATTGTTCATGTTTGTTGTTTTCTAAAGAAGTTATTTATGTCCCCTATCctagaagacttttggtcaggtgattacagggttataaatacaaaatcaaataggggtaatgcaggagtaggtttaataatgaataaaaaaataggagtgcgggttagctactacaaacagcatagtgaacgcattattgtggccaagatagacacaaagcccatgcctactacagtagtacaggtttatatgccaactagctctgcagatgatgaagaaattgatgaaatgtatgacgagataaaagaaattattcaggtagtgaagggagacgaaaatttaatagtcatgggtgactggaattcgtcagtaggaaaagggagagaaggaaacatagtaggtgaatatggattggggggaagaaatgaaagaggaagccgccttgtagaattttgcacagagcataacttaatcatagctaacacttggttcaagaatcataaaagaaggttgtatacctggaagaatcctggagatactaataggtatcagatagattatataatggtaagacagagatttaggaaccaggttttaaattgtaagacatttccaggggcagatgtggattctgaccacaatctattggttatgaactgcagattgaaactgaagaaactgcaaaaaggtgggaatttaaggagatgggacctagataaactgaaagaaccaaaggttgtagagagtttcagggagagcataagggaacaattgacaggaatgggggaaagaaatacagtagaagaagaatgggtagctctgagggatgaagtagtgaaggcagcagaggatcaagtaggtaaaaagacgagggctaatagaaatccttgggtaacagaagaaatattgaatttaattgatgaaaggagaaaatataaaaatgcagtaaatgaagcaggcaaaagggaacacaaacgtctcaaaaatgagatcgacagaaagtgcaaaatggctaagcagggatggctagaggacaaatgtaaggatgtagaggcttgtctcactaggggtaagatagatactgcttacaggaaaattaaagagacctttggagagaagagaaccacttgtatgaatatcaagagctcagatggcaacccagttctaagcaaagaagggaaggcagaaaggtggaaggactatatagagggtttatacaagggcgatgtacttgaggaaaatattatggaaatggaagaggatgtagatgaagatgaaatgggagataagatactgcgtgaagagtttgacagagcactgaaagacctgagtcgaaacaaggccccaggagtagacaacattccattagaactactgatggccttgggagaaccagtcatgacaaaactctatgatctggtgagcaagatgtatgaaactggcgaaataccctcagacttcaagaagaatataataattccaatcccaaagaaagcaggtgttgacagatgtgaaaattaccgaactatcagtttaataagtcacagctgcaaaatactaacgcgaattctttacagacgaatggaaaaactggtagaagcggacctcggggaagatcagtttggattccgtagaaatgttggaacacgtgaggcaatactaaccttacaacttatcttagaagaaagattaagaaaaggcaaacctacgtttctagcatttgtagacttaaagaaagcttttgacaacgttaactggaatactctctttcaaattctgaaagtggcaggggtaaaatacagggagcgaaaggctatttacaatttgtacagaaaccagatggcagttataagagtcgaggggcatgaaagggaagcagtggttgggaaaggagtgagacagggttgtagcctctccccgatgttattcaatctgtatattgagcaagcagtaaaggaaacaaaagaaaaattcggagtaggtattaaaattcatggagaagaagtaaaaactttgaggttcgccgatgacattgtaattctgtcagagacagcaaaggacttggaagagcagttgaacggaatggacagtgtcttgaaaggaggatataagatgaacatcaacaaaagcaaaacgaggataatggaatgtagtcaaattaaatcgggtgatgctgaggggattagattaggaaatgggacacttaaagtagtaaaggagttttgctatttagggagtaaaataacggatgatggtcgaagtagagaggatataaaatgtagactggcaatggcaaggaaagcgtttctgaagaagagaaatttgttaacatcgagtatagatttaagtgtcaggaagtcgtttctgaaagtatttgtatggagtgtagccatgtatggaagtgaaacatggacgataactagtgtggacaagaagagaatagaagctttcgaaatgtggtgctacagaagaatgctgaagataaggtgggtagatcacgtaactaatgaggaggtattgaataggattggggagaagagaagtttgtggcacaacttgactagaagaagggatcggttggtaggacatgtattgaggcatcaagggatcacaaatttagcattggagggcagcgtggagggtaaaaatcgtagagggagaccaagagatcaatacactaagcagattcagaaggatgtaggttgcagtaggtactgggagatgaagaagcttgcacaggatagagtagcatggagagctgcatcaaaccagtctcaggactgaagaccacaacaacaacaacaacatcctagaAGACTATTTCAAAAACCATACAGTGCAGATTATCATTACTGAAGGCATCTAAAGTATGTATTGTACATGGGGACATAAATGACCTAAGGTGCCTGTAAGTGGACCTCCACCCCACACGCCTACCTAAGGACTAAACGTTACCTATCCCTTGTCCTTGCTTCTGTTAAATTTTAATCTAATTTGTTTCATAGTAAGTATAATTGAAGTTCTGTAAGGATATATTAAATGAAATGTTAAATTCGTCTGTGAATTTTCCCCCCGTGGCCTTTGTGTACATTCTTCATAAACATCGTGACTGAGTCATTTGCTGTGATTCTATGTGTagtatttttcttttatgacatatacCTAATTTGTTAGTTTGTTGTGTTGTCAACCTTTTAGCACCATGGTCAGGCAAATCATCCACTATTGTTTGTGTACCTAAATCACAGGTAGGATGGGTCTAAACACAAATTGCCACTGGCTGTTGCTCACTGAACTTCAGTTGTCTTGGGAACTTGCCCACAGTAGATGAAATATGTAATATTGCCAATAGAGACATCAAAATACAAAATTCTAATCCTGTCATTGGAAATCTGACCGTACCTTCTTCAGGGAGAAAATAGAAATTGGATGTAAAaggggatttttttttgggggggggggggagggaaggaggagaagaagctGGTCACTCAGACTTTCGCTGTTGTGAGGATGGCACTCACTGCTtggtctcccttcttatgaagcgGATCTGTAAAAGGGAATATTTCCCTCATATTTTAGATGAAATGTACTTCCTTGTAATGCCTAATGTCATCCAATTTTCCACATTGCAGCTACAGttctaattttattcatttctacTGAGGTCTTAGATTGAGTTGAATGTACATAATGAAATTATACTTCTGGGGCAAATTTCAACTCAAGTGGTTGTACCTGTGTATAAAATGTGCCAACCATAAATAACGTTGTCTTGTATCATTCCACCATTATTTTACAACTGCAAGTCTTTACCCATTTctccattattgcttcagctagcaTAGTGCTAAGTAGTACTGTCATACATCCAAATGAACACCAGTAATCGAAAATAAACAGCATGCTATGTGAGGAAAAGTTTACAACCTGTGCAAGAAAATAACCCGGATTCTGAGCTAGCAGCACAAGCCCACAATGAGGCAGGTGTCTACGATATAATTAGCAATCGAATAAGCCATTGGCTGGAATCAAATGaaactgtgctgtttaatgcttcTTGTGGGTTATTACCACAGGGTAACACCTGTATACAGCTacagagtgatataatgaaagtttattttattattgtttaattaaacagtgatttagctcgtgtaatgtaagtttattttatcattgtttgatTAAAGTAAGATTAAATTTTGCTTTTGCTCGTACTTGTTTACCTTGGTGACATAAAGacactattctttgcattgtgtacaaAGTTCGATGTGCGCCCACTCGTGTTATAAAAAATGGTGCGCATGCTAGAGGGTTAAATATTGGATGCTTGGTTTGCAGGTATTATTGACATAAATTAACAACCTGTAAAAGTCAAGGCATTCCACAAACTATGAAGTGATGGATTGCACAAGGGTCTTAACAAAGTCCCAAGACTCAAACATACTAGAACAGCCAAAACATTGCTGAATCAGCTCATATTGGCTCAAAGCAAAGATCTTAGCTCTAATTGTACTAAAATCCACCTTGTGAAATCCTATATTAATAACAATGACATACTCGCTTCTCTGTCTCACAGAACATAttaataatcacaacaaaactGAATATTCTTCAGCTCTCTGTTTATCACTGTCACAGAGACCACGGAGATAAAATTagactggtattgtatgtatgaactgagctgtttgttggaaaaagggatatattatttaggacagatttcattaaggagtaaatatactgagaggcagtagttagtatacctagttctttgaagaggtttctacaagacgtccgtgaatttactccacaaataatacgtattacacgcttttggactctgaaaacttttgtttgacttgaagagttaccccaaaatattataccatatgacattatggaatgaaagtaggcaaagtatgcaagctttttcacttttatgtcacctatgtctgctaacactcgaattgcaaatacagatttgttaaggcgtttctgcagttctgtggtgtgctcctcccaactgaatttattatcaagttgtaatcccaggaatttaagactgtcaacctcttctatctgctcttcttcgtactttatgcatatgctgggtggaaacctcttagaggttccgaattgcatatagtgagtcttttcgaagtttaatgtcagtgagttggctttaaaccatttattaatatccatgaaaatatcattagcagatctttctagaactacactcgacaaactatttattgcaatatttgtgtcatctgcaaacaaaacgaactctgcttctggcagtgtaactgatgagagatcattaatgtacacaagaaaaagcagtggccctaagatggatccttgtgggacaccacatgtaatttcttcccattctgatgatgactgatgacttaattcactagtcccttgcactgacaccctttctttcctgttagcgaggtatgacttgaaccattttgcagcactgcccgtgacaccatagaatcctaatttatttaaaaggatgttgtgatttacacaatcgaatgcctttgacaaatcacaggaaatacctgctgcttgtaacttgttatttaatgaattaagtacattttcactgtaggtgtaaatagccttttcgatatcagaacccttgagaaatccaaactgtgttcttgataatatgttatttgtggtcagatggttgagaagctgcctgtacattactttttccaaaatttttgagaatgctggcaaaagtgaaatcggtctgtagtttgatggcatatctttatcccctttcttgaatagaggcttaacatctgcatatttcagcctACCCTATGTCCTGTTCCTTATAGATTGACAGACTATAGATGTGAACAGATCTAAAGCTGATAAAACATTTTCCTTAGGTCTGCATGTATAATAACAAGTTAATTGTGACATATACGACCAAGAAATAAGAATTCCCACATAGAAGTTGCATTTCATATGTGGCAATTTGTATCTGTTTCTGAGACCTACAatcattattaattattttgaaaaaaatatgttacagGTTTAGTAATAGTGCGAGTTTTGGGCTTTTTCTGGGTTAATTTTAGCAAGCTTGTGTCTTTGTCGACTCATTTCATTTTTGTTGCAGCAATGACATCACAAGTGTCTGCATCATTAATCTTTTCAGTAAACTGTTAGTGATATGTCACAAGCTTGTTTCATTAAAAAGTGGTTTAATGCTGTAGTTTGCCTCAGCCAGCCGTAATGTATGACCAATATTTTAGATTTCAGTAAGAGAACCCCTAGCGGAAATCTGTCCACCATTTATTAGTATGTATTTGTATAGCTGACACTACTCAAGACTGTTAGAGGTCAAAAGAAGCCATTAGCATGGGCAGGAATGAAAAATGCACACAGGACAAAAGTATTCCATAAACTTCAAATCCTGCTTTCAGTGCTGTATTCACTAAGTAGCAATTTCTGAGTAAATAGCACATTTTGAGCTAGATAATCGtgatttttacataaatatttctttatctgaATGTAATGCTATGCTGTCTtagtttagtgaaaataaaatttatggcaACACTGAAGCAAAATATCCAAGTACTTATGTTGTAATTTGCATATATGTATCCTGCAACTTAGTGTGTTACCTTTTGtttacttatgtatttactttGCAGGAAGATGaggaggaaatggaagagaagttgGAGTACGTCACTATCAAAGAATACCACCACACTATTAGAACCCATGCATTGGCTTGGAGTCCAGAAACATGCCTCGATGTTTTGCCAAAGTGCCTAATATTTGCTAGTGCAGATTCAGACTTTAAAGTCAGTGTATTTTCAAGTGACCTTGATTCAAATCATTCTACAGAAGTAAGTAACTTAATGCTGGTGAATGTCATTTTTCCATTACAAGGCATGAAGTTTGAATAGTACAAGTTGGCCCATAAAAATAAATCTCAAAATTACTGAAATTTAGTGTGcattgttgtgaaacttcctgtcacattgaaactgtgtgtcaaactgGGTCCTTGCCTATTGTGGACAATGATCTAACCAACTGAGATATCCAGGCATGACTCATGGCCTACTTTTATAtttcacttctaccagtacctctctCAAGCTATCCAAATTCCACTTCTGCTCTCTTGTGCACCTTGATGGACTGTCAGTCTCAGGAGAATGTAGATAATTTTTTAGGATATTGTTCTGTATGCTCAGTAACCCAATAGATGTTTTCCTGTCAATACAAAGGCACTACATTGTTTGGCAAATGTGGAGTCTTATACGTAACAATTGGCCAGATGGACAAGTACCTGCAACATGAAGACATCACATCTACAGTGGGGCCATTTCACTCCTCAGAATTATATCCACTGAAACATGCATGGGATTCTCTAGGCTGAAGTTCAATTGTAACACCATAACCATGGAGTATTCTTGACTTCCAGGAGGTGATTGGTCTAAGTGGAAGGTTTTGCCATGCTGTACAGTCTGATCTACAGTATAGGGAGGCATTGTGCATACTTTACTGCCATGTGACTCTATCAATCCCCATATTGATGTATTGTATGCCAGCAGCAAATCTGTGTGTCATAAGAAAGTTTATGTTGTATTGTGTGAACAATGCTGTTTTATAACTATAAAGTATAAGCTCTTCCCTTCCATAAAAGTTTTAAATCTACTTCCCTTGGTGTGACATAACATATCATAGTGTATTCTTTCCTTTTTGTACCAGAATATATATCACCATTTTGATTGAATCGTATTGTATGTAACAGCAATGAAATGCTTTCACTGTTACAGGTTCTGGAAGGGCATAGGGATTACATAAACTGCATTACATTTGACACTGAAGGAAGACTCTTATTTTCTGGAAGTGATGACAACACCATGAAAATGTGGGATGTTAAGGAGACATTCAGCTGCATAGGATCACTGAACTTCAATTCCCAAGGTAATCTTTTATTTCATTCAGTACTCTTCCAGTGAACTTCAGTAACATAAATGAACGAACATAATCCAAAGACACCTGtgagacaatatttacaataacacCACTAAATTTAACAAACAGAATTATAATGAAAGCCCAAAATAATTATAGCTTTACTGACACCCAGATCTAAAGAACTTAATCTTAGCCAGTCACAGAAAGGAAAGAGCATGCTTTCATTAGCTTTAAGAAAAAAGAATTAAATTTGTAACTATACTTGATCAAAATACAAGTCTGGTTATCAGAATATAATTTCATTCAGGGGAAGTTAATTACTTTATAAGAATACATGGCATGGCAAAACCTTCCACTTAGACCAATCACCTCCTGTGCTTTTCTTATGTAGGTTATGCCACAGCATAAGGACTCAGATAATGTTAAGGTGAGCCAGACCtatattaaatacaataactgtgcATGTTAAAGTTTCTCTTCTAGGATGGGGAGGTGCACCAGCCCCGGATTGAAAAGGTCAAGACCAATTTCCTGCCTCTTACTAGTCAGTGTGAACTCATGCTTCACTTCTGATACCATTAATCGTCAATTCCTTTACTGCTACCAAGGGTCCCCTCTTgtgctacagcattattttttttattgtcattGTTTTCTGCCAAGCATCAGCATGGAATgcaattaattttgaaatgtgGAGATGATTAGAAAAAGAAGAGGAGCATCTACTAACCAACTGTTCAAAGAGGATCAGCAGCAGGAGAGAGATATGAGCAGCTGGAACTGGAGAAATAGTTCAACCCCAGAAACAAAAGGCTGGCGGAAACAAGAAACACAGTTAGGATAAGAAAGTGATGTAGACAGGGATTCTCAATGATGTTATGAATTCACCTTCCCTGCTATTGTAACTCTTGCCTCAGCCATTGAAGAACTGATAATTTTTCACTGTCTGCATACGTAATATTTAAGTACTGAATTTATGTTCAATTGTAAGGTGTTCTTGGAAATTCATTGATATGGTCAGTGCACTGATGTAACAACAGATAATATCAGAGGAAACTGATAAATATTACCAGATTTATAATTGTTCGTTCAGTTTTAGAACTACACCAAAGTCAGTTTCAAACTTTTGCTTTGGCAGATTAAATTAACAGTTACTGAGTTTAGATCATTGTCACTGATGCTGCTATTTTCATCTTCTGCAGTTATGTCTGTAACGTGTCATCGCGATTGTCCTGAGAATGTGCTGGTCGGCCTTGCACGGGATGTTGTGCATCTCGTTAGCATCCAGCTGAGACGTTCACTCATGTCGTTCCCCACCAACAGCAGTCCACTCCAAATGGCTGACTGGGCTCCTAGCAACAGCAAGAGCATTGCTGCCTTATCTGGTGGGGAATTGGTGGTGTGGGACATTTCCAAGACAAGGTCTAGTATCTAGCACAAAATACACCTAGAActtcagaaatttcatcatttgaaAGGAATTTTTATTGGATATTAAAtgttcagttttaatttttatttggaaacaacaCATAAGCGAGATTGAAATAATTTCTgagtgctgtctctctctctctcacacacacacacacacacacacacacacacacacacacacacacacacacttagataTAGATATTTAGGCCTGTCCCACGTCCATCTCGCACTTCACTCAGTTAATCTAAGCCACTGTTTTCTCTCTGCtgtctccctcttcctgtattCTCTTCCCAATTCAGTCCTCCATGACAGTGTGTGCCAAGCACAACTACCTCTAACTGTAGTGGATGGGCTCACTGGTGCTACATTCTTATCTGTTCCCATGCTGCCCCTCCCTCCCAGCTGTTACCACCCTTCCTCTTTGTTCCTCTCACCCACTCCAACCAACATACCCCAGTCAACCTGAGCAACAGGACTGTGTAGTTGGCACGGACAATTTAGTATGTGTGTGTTCTGGTAGTTAGCTTTGAAGAAGGGCATTGTTGTCCAAAAGTTCAGCAATGATTTCtttcttgtttatgtgcctattgACTCCACAACTATGTATTACTTGGTTACCTTTATTCCTTCCATTGTTTGTATACtatatcatttatttgctaaatttAAAGTAAATGGTTGAGTTAATTACATGCCagtaaatactttaagaaatgcatTGGCACAATGCAAACAATTTATGAATAAGGAGACAAGTCACCAAATAATAGATGCATTGTATTGTTGATAAGCacatgaaaaataatgaaaacattgtGCAGCTAAAATGTGCCAGCTAAAGACACAGTGCCCAAAGTGCAGCAGGTACACAGGGTAGGAAGGCAACACCTGGGTATCGGAGCCGGTGAGTTTGTGCTGCGCACAATGATGATAAGCGAGAGTGGATTTGGCAAGGAGATAAAAGGATATACGATTGGAAGACTATTGGTGGAGGGTCTGGGTGCAGTGGGTGCAGAGGTTGATGCGAGGAAGATAATGAAaacaaaggatgtgttgcaaagCTAACTCCTATCCAtgtagttcagaaaatctggtgctgAGAGGGAGGATCCAAATgtcatgggttgtgaagcagccattaaattgGAGTGTATTGTGCTCAGTAGCATGTTCCCCTACTGGTGtgaactttgttcttggccacagtttgacagtgaccattcattctggtggacagctggttggtattcTTGCCCACATAAAGTGACATGGGTGCTTTTACATGTGGCCTGCCTCTGATGGGAAGGATAAGTCTATGACAGAGCTAGAGCAGGATACACTGGGTGAGTAGATTGAGCAGGTCTTCTGGGTCTTCCATAGTGATATGAGCCCTGTTGCAGAGTgttgggagtgggagtggcatagggatggacaaggatgatGTGTAGGCTGGGTGGGTGGTGGAACACCATTTTAGGGAGGATGggaaggatgtccctcatttctgggCATTGTGGTAGATAGTCAGAGCCCTCGTGGAGGACATGGTTCTGTTGCTGCAGTCTGAGATGATATTGGGTGATGTGGTGGttcttggggttggtgggaggattAGGGTTATGGGAAAATGTggtgtagaaaatttattttcagactaggtttgggggatagtgcctgtctatgAAGGCCTGTGTGTGACCTTCAACACACTGAACAAGGgaattctcatcactgaagatatgtcattgacagttctgaactgtgtgtgtgtgtgtgtgtgtgtgtgtgtgtgtgtgtgtgtgtgtaagggctgGCAGCTGTCAGAATACAGGTACTGTTGACGGTTCAGAACTCTGTTTGGAAAGGCCTCGGATGGCCCAACAGTACGGACCGACCACCATGTCGgaccgaccactgtgtcatcctcaggcaATAGGTGACACTAGGtgaggatgtggaggggcatgtggtcagctttCGTGTCAATCAATTAGCTCCTAAATTAGCTTCACAGATGCTGAGAACatctcacttgccaacagcacttggcagacccggaCAGTCACCCTCTGGGTGCTAACCAagtctgacagtgcttaacttcagtgatctgacagcaACTGATGTTACCAGTGCGGCAAGCTGTTGGCCGCTGTTGATGGTTAACGGGATTGAATTTCCAgtgtctaggaaggtggcacactgggctGAGGAGGATTGGGTGAAAGAAATGGGAGAGAAGGCCCTGAAGACTGAAGAGATGGTGTCTTGGTTCTGGATTCatatcatgaaaatatcattaatgaacctgaaccagacaggGATTTTGGGGGgctaggaatgtttcctctagatggccactAAGTAGATTTTTATGTATATATCTTTCCCTCAAAGGAGATGTAATATATTGTAAGAACATAATTGATTAGATGAATAAGGAATTAGGTAGTGGGTTCAGAGTCAAAGGGAGATTGGGATAGTGTTCGATAGCAGCCATGGGCATGGGGAATTTTGGTGTACAGGGAGATGAGTATGGATCCAGGTGGTAATGGGGTCAGGATGAtcaagagtcagtgaaggaagcggTTTGTATCTTTCATATGATAGGCTAAGCTAAGAGCTGTAGATTGGAAGTATTGGTCGACAAGATCAGAGATTCTTTCAGTGGGACAGCACTAACCATCTCCAGTGGGGAGTCTGGAATTGTTGGCTTCATAGATTTTGGCAAGCAGGAAGATGCATTAAGGGATAAGATTTGGTATgaacctaaggatttgagtagggaTTCAAGGTTATATTGGATTTCTGGGATGGGATCAGTATAGCAGAGCTGATAGGCAGATTATTCAGACAGTTGATGGGTGCCTTCTGTAAGATAGTCACTGCAAATCATCAcggcagtggtggagcctttgtccacagAGATGATGAGTAAATCAAGTTCTTAAGGTTGTGcatggctgttctttcttctgttgaAAGAGTAGTGTCCTTAGGGATGGACATGGGGAAGGATGATCAGGTCATGTAGGACGCAGGGAATTCTTGG
It includes:
- the LOC126253450 gene encoding nucleoporin Nup37, whose product is MDHTSATHVLEFDDKVFWFELSPFEWSQNLLCIAFTNKITVGKLRFQEDEEEMEEKLEYVTIKEYHHTIRTHALAWSPETCLDVLPKCLIFASADSDFKVSVFSSDLDSNHSTEVLEGHRDYINCITFDTEGRLLFSGSDDNTMKMWDVKETFSCIGSLNFNSQVMSVTCHRDCPENVLVGLARDVVHLVSIQLRRSLMSFPTNSSPLQMADWAPSNSKSIAALSGGELVVWDISKTSWPSESRGYTVYGQYLKYCPSSENHIAVYGRPDHQVKVYIIQSNKPLLSVTLESSSWISWHFRLPYICAASDRKLCFWKVSTK